From the Natrinema amylolyticum genome, the window GGCGGCGGACGCCCTGCTCGACGTAGTGGTCGATCCGCCGGCGGTCTGGGCACCGGAGTCGGCGGAACTGCGCGACCGTCCCAGCGACCAGCGAGAGGCGGTCACGAACCTCTTGGCGTCCCGGCGGGACGAGATCGCGAAAGACAGGGCGCGCGTGAAAGAGATACGGGAGTTCGCGGCGCACGCGCTCGTCGAGGTCACGGCGACCGCGCCCGATGCGATCGCCGACCGACTCGACGAGCTGCCGCCCGCCCTCTCGAACGACCCGCCGCTCGCTCGCGCGGCGACCATCGACGTCGTCGCGAACGTCGCCGCGGACGACCCCGCGGCCGCGACGCCGACGGTCGACGCGTTGATCGACCGGCTCGCGGACGACGCCGAGTTCGTCCGCGCACACGCGATCCGCGCGTTGGGGTTCGCCGAGGCGACCGACGCGGTTCGACCGCTTCGAGAGCTGGCCGACGAGGGCGATGATGCGTTCCACGACCTGGCCGGCGAGACCGCCGACTGGCTCGCTGGGATCGACCGACCGGCCGAGTGAAATCGTGTTCCCCGTCGCTCAGTGCTCTCGTCGTCCGACTCGCGGACCGTCGACACACTCGACCGGGATAGATTCCTATCTATATTCGGTGTATTTACGTAGATAGCTAGCTCACATAAAATACATCCCCACACTTATGTATGTGCGACATTGACTAGGGGAGTATGGTCGCGGGTCCAACAAGTGGGGACTATAGCGATATAGTGTCCCGACGCGAATTCGTATCGCTCGCTGGTGTAACGGGTGCGGCTGCGGTCGCCGGCTGTCTCGGTGGCGGCACCGACGACGGCGACTGGTTCCTCGCCACCCAGACGGACTTTCCCGCCAGCAACTACCACTGGAACCTCCTCGTCGGCTGGGAGATTCCGCACGATCAGTTCGGTCTGTTCGCCCAGTGGACCCAGTACCTGATCGAGGACGACGAGTTCCATCCACATCTCGTTCAGGAGTGGGAACACGACGGCGGCGAAATGACGCTCACCCTCTCCGAGGAGTTTACCTGGGGCAGCGGCGACGAGCTGACCGCCGAGGATCTCGTCTTCCAGCTCGAGGTCTTCGAGGCGGCGGACCAGCCGATCTGGCAGTTCATCGACGACGCCGAGGCGACCGGCGACTACGAGTTGACGGTCTCCTATCCTGAAGGGACGAACACGGATCTCGTCGAGTACGCGCTGCTGGGTGAACTGGCTGCCTACTCGCCGGACGACTTCGAGGGCGAGAACTGGGAGGACGATCCTGCCGGCGTCGATATCGAAACCCCCGATCCGTCGGGGCCGCTCGCGCTGACGGCACACAACGACACCTACTCCCAGACCGAACCTCGAGACGGCCTCGAGGACTACGCCGACCACCACTTAGCGGATCGCTACAACTGGGCCGGCTACCGGGTCGAGTTCCGCGACGGCAACAACGCCGCCCACGAGTCACTGATCAACAACGAGACCGACGGGCAACACAGCCTGTTCACCCCGCCGGACGTCCTCGAGGAGTTCCCCGACGACGTCCGCGAGTTCCAAGTCCCGGGCGGTTTCGGCATGGCGATCTGGTTCGATCACGACGTCGAACCCTGGGATCAGCGGGCGGTCAGACAGGCGTTTTATCACTCGATCGACCGCGAGTCGGTCATTAGGAGCGTCGGCGAGAGCACGAAGATCAGCCACCATCCCGCGCCGACCGGGCTCACGTGGGCGAGCGTGGATAACTGGCTCGGCTCCACCGAACCCGAGGGCTTCACCGTCTACGATCACGACCCGGAGCGGGCCGAAGAACTGCTCAACGAGGCCGGCTACGAGATGGGCGAGATCGGCGTCGAGCTGACCTATCCCCAGACCTGGTCCGACTGGGCGAACGCCGCCCAGACCGTCGTCGATCACCTCAATCAGGCCGGCTGGGACGCGTCCGGTGACCCTCGCTCCGAGGGTCCCGGGAGCTACGCGGGCTCCGGTCCCGAGGTCTTCGTCGACCAGCACACGGAGGGCGGCGCACCGCGCATGAACCATCCGTACTTCTCGCTCGACTACATCCTCCGGAACCGGCTGCGAGACACCGAGAGCCACTTCGCCAACTACCCGACCGAGGTCGAGATAGACGGAGAGACGATCGACGTCGAGTCGGAGCTGCAGGCGCTCGCGACGACCACCGACGAGGCCGAACAGGAAGCCATCGTCGAGCGGCTGGCCCGGGTCGTCAACGAGGACGTTCCCTGCGTCTACGTCATGGAGAAGTACGAGCAGTCGTTCATCAACGGTGCCCGATTCGAGATCCCCGACGACGATAGTCCCCACTTCTCCTCTTACTGGCCGATGTGGTGGCTTCCCAAGGTCGACGAGAGCCTCGAGGGATACGATTCGCC encodes:
- a CDS encoding ABC transporter substrate-binding protein, which translates into the protein MSRREFVSLAGVTGAAAVAGCLGGGTDDGDWFLATQTDFPASNYHWNLLVGWEIPHDQFGLFAQWTQYLIEDDEFHPHLVQEWEHDGGEMTLTLSEEFTWGSGDELTAEDLVFQLEVFEAADQPIWQFIDDAEATGDYELTVSYPEGTNTDLVEYALLGELAAYSPDDFEGENWEDDPAGVDIETPDPSGPLALTAHNDTYSQTEPRDGLEDYADHHLADRYNWAGYRVEFRDGNNAAHESLINNETDGQHSLFTPPDVLEEFPDDVREFQVPGGFGMAIWFDHDVEPWDQRAVRQAFYHSIDRESVIRSVGESTKISHHPAPTGLTWASVDNWLGSTEPEGFTVYDHDPERAEELLNEAGYEMGEIGVELTYPQTWSDWANAAQTVVDHLNQAGWDASGDPRSEGPGSYAGSGPEVFVDQHTEGGAPRMNHPYFSLDYILRNRLRDTESHFANYPTEVEIDGETIDVESELQALATTTDEAEQEAIVERLARVVNEDVPCVYVMEKYEQSFINGARFEIPDDDSPHFSSYWPMWWLPKVDESLEGYDSPGLLKFDD